The Desulfonatronum lacustre DSM 10312 region GACGGAGCTGCGAAGAGAACTGACGGACGAGATGGACAAGGCCGTCCCGCTGGCCGCCGCGCGGATCATCCGTGAAGAAATCCAGGCCATGAGCCGGGAAGAGGAAGAGGCTGAACAATAGTTAAAATACGGGAGGGCCATCCGGTTTTTCCGTTTTTAACCCGCCCGGTCATTGATCATGGTGGTCAAGGCCATTTCCCCAGGGCGGGTTTTTTCTTTGCCGTGGAGGTCGCGAGGATGGATCAGACGCAAAAGCAGGCCCTGCAGGTGACCAAGGAAATCGTGGTCAAGTTCATCGAAACGAATCGGATTTCTCCGAACACCTTTCCGGAGCTGTTCGGGGACATTTACCGCTCCGTTCTCGGCACTATTCGCAACGAGGCCGGGACCGGTACGCCGGAAGGCGACGACGACCCGGAGGCGGCAACGTGACGTCCATGGCGGCACCGGCATGAACCCGGACCACAAGGATCATGGACGCCGCGTCGTCGGCCTGTTCGGACGCATCGCGCCTTGGTACGATTTTCTGAATCACTTCCTGAGCCTGGGGTGCGACGTCGTCTGGCGCAAACGTCTCAGACGCTGCGTCCGGGTTCACCGGACCAACCGGGTCCTGGATTTGGCCGCCGGCACCCTGGACGTATCCCGGGAAATCGTCCGCCATATGCCGGACGTGGACGTCGTGGCCATGGATTTCTCCGAGCCCATGCTGCGTCGCGGACAGCGCAAGATTCGCGGTAAGGGAGAAGAAGGAGGCAGCCTTTCACGCCCACGCATCCAGCCGGTGGTGGCGGATGGACGGGCTCTGCCCGCCCGGGACGAATGCGTGGACTGCGTGACCATCGCCTTCGGAATCCGCAACATTCGCCCCAGGGAAGCGGCGTATCGGGAAGTGCTCCGAGTGCTCACGCCGGGAGGGCGATTCTGTATTCTGGAGTTCGGGGCAGGCCGTCAAAAAATCCTTCGCGGATTCTACAACCTTTACCTGCACCGCGTCCTGCCCCTGATCGGACGGATATTCTCCGGTGACCCCCAGGCCTACCGCTACCTCGCCGAATCGATCCAGGAATTTCCGGACGCCGGGACGTTGTGCGGGGAACTGCTTCAGGCAGGGTTTGCCCGAGCCTACTCCGTGCCCATGACCTTCGGGATCGTACAGCTGCACATCGCCGAGAAAGCCGGGACGGAGCGTGAAGTCTAAAAAAACTTTCGGGCCAGGGCAAAAAAAAACAAACCGGCGATAATCGCCGCCAAGCCCATTTTGCGCAGCGTGGACGGCGGTCGTTCGGAGAGAAACCGCAAATACTCGGGCATCTTTTCGGACCACAGAAAATAGGGGATGCCTTCCATGATCAAGGCCAGGCCGAGAGCCGCCAACAACAGTTGCATGTCAAACGTCATCAGCGGCTGATATCGCTTCCCCTGGGACTTTGTCCAGAACGGCATGAGCCCCCCATTTCCCACAACGGGACATCAACAGGTCGCCCTGCATGCAATCCCCGTCATTCGCCACCAAACGCATCCTGATCGTGGCCACGGCCACGGTCATGGAGATGCGGGCCGCTTTTCCGGGTCTTTCCCGACACGTGCCGGTGGAGCATGCATGGAGCCGGCTGGGCGTTTCCAAAGGGGGACTTCAGGGACGGCCCTGTGGTGAACTGATCCTGCTGGTTACCGGGGTTGGACCGGTGAACGCCGGAATCTCCCTGGGGCGTCTGCTGGGCAGCCTGTCGACCGGTTCATCGGGAAACGCATCTGAACCCGTTGGCGTGCTGAACCTGGGCGTGGCCGGGGCCTTTTCCCTGGAACGGCTGCCTCTGGGAACGACCGTGGTGACGACAAAGGAAATCTGGCCGGAGTACGGCCTGTTGACCGCTTCCGAGCTTGACCCCAGGGGCATCGGATTGGCCCAGGGCAAAGCCGACGGCGAGCCGGTCTGGGATCGACTGCGACTCACGCCGGAAAGCTGTGCCCGCCAAATGGGACTGGATATTTCCGGCCTGACCAAAGCGGTCGGCCTGACGGTGGCCGGAGTGTCCGGCACGCCGGAGCGGGCCGAGGCCCTGCGGACCCGATACGCCTGCGACATCGAAACCATGGAAGGGTTCGCCCTGGCCTGGACCTGTTCTCTCATCCGGGTGCCCTTCGTGCAGGTGCGAACCATCTCCAACCTGGTGGGTTCCAGGGATGCCGCGCACTGGGACCTGAACGGCGCCAAGCAACGCTTGGCCCTGGTTGCATCCGCACTGCTCGGCGATATTGAGGGAACTCCATGTCCGAACTGATCACGCCGCCCTTGCCCCTGACCGTGGCCGTTTCTCCGTGTCCCAACGACACGTTCATCTTCGGCGCTTGGGTGCTCGGCCAATGCGCCCCCTTGCCGGACCGAACCGCGTCCTTCATCTGGGAGGACGTGCAGGTGCTCAACGAGGCCGCTGTTCGAAGAGAATACGACGTGATCAAGGTTTCCGCTGCCCAGGCCTTGGAACTGCTGGACGATTACGTCCTGCTCCCGGCGGGAGGAGCGTTCAGCAAGGTGCATGGACCGAAGCTGGTGACCTCCCCTCCCACCTCATCCTCATCTCCTTCAGGCGCTCCGCGGACCATCGCCGTGCCGGGCCTGGGAACCACGGCCGCGGCTCTGTTGCGCCGAGCCTGGACCGAACCGGTGGAGTTGATTCCGGTGCGCTATGACCGAATCGTGGACATGGTGCTGCGCGGCGAGGTGGATGCCGGGCTTTTGATCCATGAAAGCGCCCTGCTGCTGGACAGGTACGGGCTGTCCTGCATCCTGGATCTCGGCCGCTGGTGGGACGAACGAACGAACGGCCTGCCCCTGCCCCTGGGGTGCATCCTTGGACGGCGGACTCTGGGCATTGAGACGTTGGAGTGGATCACTGGGCGGATTCAGGCCAGCCTGAGCCATGCGTCCCACGCCCCGGACTCCATCTGGCCCCTGGTCCGTGCCCTGGCTCAGGAAATGGACGACGAAGTGCTCCGGACCCATATCCGAACGTATGTCAATCATTACAGCCGGGATATGGACGAGGAAGGCGCGCGCGCCTTGGAATACCTGAATGGGATGATCCATGCATAAACGTGGACGTTATCAGTCCGTTGAAAAACTCCCAATTGCTGCGTCGCTGCAAAAAGTTCAAACTCTCACGTATGAATAAATACGCTTCGACCTTGAACTTTTTTTGCTCCTTGCACTTGGGGTTTTTGAACGGACTGCCGGATAAGGACTTTTTCAACACTCAGTTATCGAAATCGAATCGAAATTGGAATTGATGTCCAAACAAGCCTGTTGTCAGGCCTTGTGACGAGTTTACTTCTAGCCGATTTTGATCACGATTTCGATACCGATCCGAATAGCCCGTGAGAATCGAGAACGAATTCGCCCTGGTCGCCGCGTACCGCGCTGTTGACACGTCGTCCTCCTCCTGACTACTTTCCCCCCGGAAACAGCTCTTTCTCTTTATTTCCACGATACGCGAGGGTGGCGGAACTGGTAGACGCACCAGACTTAGGATCTGGCGGCTTGTCCGTGGGGGTTCGAGTCCCCCCTCTCGCACCACTTCAACCGGCCGTGTCGCGCCGCGCAATGCGGCCTCGGCTCGGCGGCCTTCTCATTCATTGCGGTTTTTTAATAAAAACGATATACTTTTCCACTTTTTACCTTGAGAGAATTCCGTGCGGCGGCCTTTCCGCCACGAGCGGACCTCTCTCGCGATTGCGCCGCTTCGGCCAGGTCGAGCGGCCTCGCCTTTTTTCGTCAATAACTCCAAGGAGGAATCGTTCATATGCAGCATGAAGTGCTCGAGCCGACACCGGTCAAACGCACCGTG contains the following coding sequences:
- a CDS encoding ubiquinone/menaquinone biosynthesis methyltransferase, with product MNPDHKDHGRRVVGLFGRIAPWYDFLNHFLSLGCDVVWRKRLRRCVRVHRTNRVLDLAAGTLDVSREIVRHMPDVDVVAMDFSEPMLRRGQRKIRGKGEEGGSLSRPRIQPVVADGRALPARDECVDCVTIAFGIRNIRPREAAYREVLRVLTPGGRFCILEFGAGRQKILRGFYNLYLHRVLPLIGRIFSGDPQAYRYLAESIQEFPDAGTLCGELLQAGFARAYSVPMTFGIVQLHIAEKAGTEREV
- a CDS encoding DUF2065 domain-containing protein, giving the protein MQLLLAALGLALIMEGIPYFLWSEKMPEYLRFLSERPPSTLRKMGLAAIIAGLFFFALARKFF
- the mqnB gene encoding futalosine hydrolase, with amino-acid sequence MQSPSFATKRILIVATATVMEMRAAFPGLSRHVPVEHAWSRLGVSKGGLQGRPCGELILLVTGVGPVNAGISLGRLLGSLSTGSSGNASEPVGVLNLGVAGAFSLERLPLGTTVVTTKEIWPEYGLLTASELDPRGIGLAQGKADGEPVWDRLRLTPESCARQMGLDISGLTKAVGLTVAGVSGTPERAEALRTRYACDIETMEGFALAWTCSLIRVPFVQVRTISNLVGSRDAAHWDLNGAKQRLALVASALLGDIEGTPCPN
- a CDS encoding 1,4-dihydroxy-6-naphthoate synthase, producing the protein MSELITPPLPLTVAVSPCPNDTFIFGAWVLGQCAPLPDRTASFIWEDVQVLNEAAVRREYDVIKVSAAQALELLDDYVLLPAGGAFSKVHGPKLVTSPPTSSSSPSGAPRTIAVPGLGTTAAALLRRAWTEPVELIPVRYDRIVDMVLRGEVDAGLLIHESALLLDRYGLSCILDLGRWWDERTNGLPLPLGCILGRRTLGIETLEWITGRIQASLSHASHAPDSIWPLVRALAQEMDDEVLRTHIRTYVNHYSRDMDEEGARALEYLNGMIHA